A region from the uncultured Macellibacteroides sp. genome encodes:
- a CDS encoding bifunctional methionine sulfoxide reductase B/A protein, whose product MRSLTPEEKKVILEKGTEYPFKGIYTNHKEKGTYHCKQCDAPLYRSADKFDSGCGWPSFDDEIKGAVKRFRDADGRRTEIVCAACGGHLGHVFEGEGFTPKGTRHCVNSISLVFRKDKATPPAKTETAIFAGGCFWGVEHLLKRVDGVLSVESGYIGGKTPNPTYEEVCSHTTGHAEAVRVIFDPAKVNYEVLARRFFEIHDPEQVSRQGPDVGDQYRSEVFYTNEQQKEVTLKLIEILKGKGYKVATKVTKATQFWEAEAYHQDYYERKGTQPYCHSYTKRF is encoded by the coding sequence ATGAGATCGCTTACGCCGGAAGAAAAGAAGGTTATATTGGAAAAGGGTACCGAATATCCCTTTAAAGGAATTTATACGAATCACAAGGAGAAGGGGACGTATCATTGTAAACAGTGTGATGCTCCGCTTTACCGTTCTGCAGATAAGTTTGATTCCGGATGCGGTTGGCCTAGTTTTGACGACGAGATAAAGGGGGCGGTTAAGCGTTTTCGGGATGCCGACGGACGGCGGACGGAGATTGTTTGTGCGGCTTGCGGTGGTCATCTGGGGCACGTGTTCGAAGGGGAGGGTTTTACACCCAAGGGTACCCGCCATTGTGTGAATTCCATCTCTCTGGTATTTCGGAAAGATAAGGCAACACCTCCGGCAAAAACGGAGACGGCAATCTTTGCCGGTGGTTGTTTCTGGGGCGTGGAGCATTTGTTGAAACGGGTAGATGGGGTTCTTTCCGTGGAGTCGGGTTATATTGGAGGAAAAACTCCGAACCCAACTTACGAAGAGGTGTGCAGCCACACTACTGGACATGCCGAGGCTGTACGGGTTATTTTTGATCCGGCAAAGGTAAATTATGAGGTTCTTGCCAGGCGTTTCTTCGAGATTCACGATCCGGAGCAGGTGAGCCGTCAGGGTCCGGATGTGGGAGACCAGTATCGTTCGGAGGTTTTCTATACCAACGAACAGCAGAAGGAGGTAACCCTTAAACTGATTGAGATCTTAAAGGGCAAAGGATATAAAGTGGCAACAAAGGTAACGAAGGCCACTCAATTCTGGGAGGCTGAGGCGTATCATCAGGATTACTACGAACGGAAAGGAACGCAGCCTTATTGCCATAGTTATACGAAACGCTTTTAA
- a CDS encoding indolepyruvate oxidoreductase subunit beta — MKTDIILSGVGGQGILSIAAVIGEAALFDGLYMKQAEVHGMSQRGGDVQSNLRISDKPIASDLIPLGSADLIISLEPMESLRYLPYLKKDGWLVTNAVPFVNIPNYPDMKDINAALNALPHKVILDVENIAKEIGSVRSANIVMLGAAAPFLGIEYSKIEQGIREIFGKKGPEVVGMNILALEAGYDVAKKLL; from the coding sequence ATGAAAACAGACATCATACTATCAGGCGTAGGAGGACAAGGTATCCTTTCTATCGCTGCCGTAATTGGCGAGGCCGCTCTATTCGACGGTCTGTATATGAAACAAGCGGAAGTACACGGAATGAGTCAGCGCGGTGGAGATGTGCAATCCAACCTTCGAATCAGCGATAAGCCCATTGCTTCTGATTTAATACCCCTGGGGTCGGCCGATCTGATTATCTCGCTCGAACCGATGGAAAGTCTGCGTTATCTACCCTACCTTAAAAAAGACGGTTGGTTGGTAACAAACGCTGTACCTTTTGTAAATATCCCCAACTATCCGGATATGAAAGACATAAATGCGGCGCTAAACGCACTCCCGCACAAAGTGATTCTTGATGTAGAAAATATAGCCAAAGAGATTGGATCCGTACGTTCTGCCAACATTGTAATGTTGGGAGCCGCTGCACCGTTCCTTGGAATTGAATACAGCAAAATTGAACAGGGTATCCGCGAAATATTTGGAAAGAAAGGCCCCGAAGTTGTTGGAATGAACATCCTGGCCCTCGAAGCCGGATACGACGTGGCCAAAAAGCTTCTGTAA
- a CDS encoding thiamine pyrophosphate-dependent enzyme: MEKHLFLGDEAIAQAAIDAGLSGVYAYPGTPSTEITEYIQNSATAKKLGIHSMWSTNEKTALETALGMCYAGKRTLCCMKHVGLNVAADCFMNAAMTGVHGGMIIITADDPSMHSSQNEQDNRVYGNFAMIPMLEPSNQQEAYDMVYDGFELSEKLGYPVLIRITTRMAHSRAGVVTRPQKEQNKLSYPEDGRQRFILLPALARKRYKTLLAAQEGFTAESETSVYNTYFDAPNKKLGIITTGIGFNYLSENYPDGFEYPVLKICQYPLPKKQLIKLTEECEEILVIEEGFPIVEEQLKGFLGKGQTIHGRLDGTLPRAGELTPDVVGRALGKEVATYYTIPDVVEMRPPALCQGCGHRDLYDAMNDVLKEYNEPKVFGDIGCYTLGALPPFRAIDSCVDMGASITMGKGAADAGCFPAISIIGDSTFTHSGMTGLLDCVNEDSNMLIIISDNETTGMTGGQDSAGTGRLESICLGIGVEPAHLRSLIPLKKNYEEMKQLIREEIEYKGLSVIIARRECIQTLARKKKASKK, translated from the coding sequence ATGGAGAAACATCTTTTTTTAGGGGATGAAGCTATCGCGCAGGCAGCCATCGACGCCGGGTTGTCTGGTGTTTATGCTTATCCTGGCACGCCTTCTACCGAGATTACCGAATACATTCAAAACTCTGCGACAGCAAAGAAACTTGGAATCCACAGTATGTGGAGCACCAACGAAAAAACAGCTTTGGAAACTGCCTTAGGTATGTGTTATGCAGGTAAAAGGACACTTTGCTGCATGAAGCACGTGGGACTAAACGTGGCTGCCGATTGTTTTATGAATGCAGCGATGACTGGTGTACATGGCGGTATGATAATCATCACTGCCGACGATCCTTCCATGCACTCTTCACAAAACGAACAAGATAACCGTGTTTATGGTAATTTTGCCATGATTCCCATGCTTGAACCTTCCAACCAACAGGAAGCATACGACATGGTTTACGACGGATTCGAGCTGTCAGAAAAACTGGGTTATCCCGTATTAATACGTATTACAACACGTATGGCACACTCCCGTGCAGGCGTGGTAACCCGTCCGCAAAAAGAACAAAATAAATTATCTTATCCGGAGGATGGCCGTCAGCGTTTTATCCTGCTTCCCGCTTTGGCGCGCAAACGGTATAAAACATTGCTTGCCGCCCAAGAAGGATTTACCGCCGAATCGGAAACATCTGTCTACAATACCTATTTTGATGCGCCCAACAAAAAGCTTGGAATCATTACAACAGGTATTGGATTCAATTACCTTTCGGAAAATTACCCTGATGGATTCGAATATCCGGTACTCAAGATTTGTCAGTATCCTTTACCCAAAAAGCAGCTGATAAAACTAACGGAAGAATGCGAAGAAATTCTTGTTATCGAAGAGGGATTTCCAATTGTTGAAGAACAGCTAAAAGGATTCCTTGGAAAAGGACAGACCATACATGGTCGCCTGGATGGCACGTTGCCACGTGCTGGCGAACTTACGCCAGATGTAGTAGGTCGTGCGCTCGGTAAAGAAGTTGCCACTTACTATACTATCCCCGATGTAGTGGAAATGCGCCCGCCTGCTTTGTGCCAGGGTTGCGGACACCGCGACTTGTACGATGCCATGAACGACGTGCTAAAGGAATACAATGAACCAAAAGTGTTTGGAGATATTGGCTGCTATACATTGGGAGCTTTGCCTCCTTTCCGGGCCATTGATAGCTGCGTGGATATGGGAGCTTCCATCACCATGGGCAAAGGGGCTGCGGATGCCGGATGCTTCCCGGCCATATCAATAATTGGCGACTCAACCTTTACCCACTCGGGTATGACTGGTTTATTGGATTGTGTGAACGAAGATAGCAATATGCTGATTATCATCTCCGACAACGAAACAACGGGAATGACCGGTGGTCAGGATTCCGCCGGAACAGGCCGCCTGGAATCGATATGCCTGGGCATAGGTGTTGAGCCGGCTCATTTAAGAAGTCTTATTCCGTTGAAGAAAAACTACGAAGAGATGAAGCAGCTTATCCGCGAAGAAATTGAATACAAAGGACTGTCCGTAATTATTGCGCGCCGCGAATGTATTCAAACATTAGCCAGAAAGAAAAAAGCAAGCAAGAAATGA
- the mltG gene encoding endolytic transglycosylase MltG: MSKFFRTKRAKRTFIRRVMALFVVLLLAAGFWAYRMVLASNFSIKETTYVYVDSQKNFNDLCNQLKDSASCKSLASFKQLAYLIGYPDKMKTGRYAIEPGTGNLRLLKNLIGGLQSPIRITFNNIRLRTDLAQRLDDQLMVTKDELLTRFADSAYCAELGFTTETIQCMFIPNTYELYWDITPDNFMKRMQKEYKAFWTADRLAKAAKIGITPVQVSVLASIVEEETAKADEMGMVAGLYLNRLQINMPLQADPTVKYAVGDVTLKRIMFEHLQVESPYNTYKHTGLPPGPIRVPSIKGINAVLNHDQHNYIYMCAKEDFSGRHNFASTLAEHAKNANRYRAELNRRQIK; encoded by the coding sequence ATGAGTAAGTTTTTTCGCACAAAACGGGCAAAGCGCACCTTTATACGGAGAGTAATGGCTCTTTTCGTTGTTCTTTTATTAGCAGCAGGCTTCTGGGCTTATCGCATGGTTTTAGCCTCCAACTTTTCAATAAAGGAAACTACCTATGTGTATGTTGATTCACAAAAGAACTTTAATGATTTATGCAACCAGCTAAAAGACTCGGCATCCTGTAAAAGTCTGGCTAGCTTTAAACAGCTTGCCTATCTGATTGGCTATCCCGATAAAATGAAAACAGGACGTTACGCCATAGAACCGGGAACGGGCAATCTTAGACTTTTAAAAAATCTTATCGGAGGTTTGCAGTCGCCCATTCGTATCACATTTAACAATATCCGTCTAAGAACCGATTTAGCACAACGCCTTGACGACCAGCTGATGGTTACAAAAGATGAGCTTCTTACCCGTTTTGCTGATTCGGCCTACTGTGCAGAACTTGGTTTTACGACAGAAACTATCCAGTGTATGTTTATTCCCAACACCTACGAGCTGTACTGGGATATCACACCCGATAACTTTATGAAACGTATGCAAAAGGAATACAAGGCCTTTTGGACAGCAGACCGCCTTGCTAAAGCAGCAAAGATCGGAATTACTCCGGTACAGGTTTCTGTTTTGGCCTCCATCGTGGAAGAAGAGACAGCCAAAGCAGATGAAATGGGAATGGTTGCCGGCTTATACCTGAACCGTCTGCAAATTAATATGCCACTTCAGGCAGATCCCACCGTGAAATACGCTGTAGGCGATGTAACCTTGAAACGCATTATGTTTGAACATCTGCAGGTCGAATCACCTTACAACACCTATAAACATACCGGATTGCCTCCCGGCCCAATTCGCGTTCCGTCTATTAAAGGTATAAACGCCGTACTTAACCACGACCAACACAACTATATTTATATGTGCGCTAAAGAAGATTTTTCGGGTAGACATAACTTTGCTTCCACTTTGGCGGAACATGCTAAAAATGCCAACAGATACCGCGCCGAACTAAACAGACGACAGATTAAGTAG
- a CDS encoding TIM-barrel domain-containing protein translates to MMKKQAVTLLIALASVTGAYAQNKELNAFWSEDFSSGKLPNGWVLADSSKTNKCEWIVTDQPYPGSFQFNQQQPPIASKSRGFHMQFRPGVITGEEITKWNQKQEFPNALFQTSPINCEDKKQVILKFEHNYRWNAWFTGKDAGLYVGVSNDKVHWTEYNVMSSIPAGTSVHTPVKEELNITDVAAGQKTVYIRFFWKNIFSWFWMVDDIQLCEPLKKDVAITALTSHKPENNIFTAHDTLRVTVKNMGAEAIGTDFKVTAKINGKQLIEAFVPASKKPINFNEEQIVSFPAISLEGMGSHRIEFVSQFAGDERSGNDSLHVKLYASEMKLGKVTGYKKISGHEYEFSSNYSKVRLTFHRDDIFRFWLAPDGEFTNPAGDQIVVDYGVKSPKVSASNSGSYYKFETTKCVVRVYKDPMRIALYKKDNKTVVFEEAEPITFGTKTYQTMKRGADEFFYGGGMQQGRFSHGGKDLDISVTGWDDGQASNPVPFYMSSTGYGVYRNTFAPGKYSFSGSLLQDKKLDGYKVMGYTSQLLHDENRFDAFYFYGPSLKDILGDYTDITGKPFMPAMWMLTMGDADCYNKPEQRVSWMQNTPDVITQIADQYVAHDMPRGWILPNDGYGCGYQKLDSVVTELGKRGFHTGLWTENGIDKIAYEVGTCGTRLCKLDVAWVGEGYEFALNGCKSAFEGIENNTNERGFVWSVCGWAGTHRYSTVWSGDQSSNFDYIKYHIPTVIGAGLSAQNAATSDVDGIFGGSARTYTRDLQWKCFTPIIMTMSGWADVDRQPWNYGHPYTDINRNFLKLKMRLNPYAYTYCHEAHTTGVPMVRAMVLEFPKDTVTYSPSTQYQFMSGEWLMVAPVYKRGDWREDIYFPTGEWFDFWSGKKYDGGQWLKKYNSRLDNCPVFVKAGAIIPMYPDMNFVGEKPADVLTLQLWPAGESSFKLYEDDGLTRDYTKGEFAETLIIVKSPAQAAGETIVRIAAAKGDFKGRYKERAYDFDIQATALPSAVKLNGAELKRVSSKAELANATEGYFFDSEDRGGRLTVKTAKLPTDKEVTLTYTIR, encoded by the coding sequence ATGATGAAAAAACAAGCAGTAACGCTTTTGATAGCGTTAGCTTCTGTTACGGGTGCTTACGCGCAGAACAAGGAGCTTAATGCTTTTTGGAGTGAGGACTTCTCCTCCGGCAAACTTCCCAATGGCTGGGTGTTGGCCGATTCAAGCAAAACCAACAAGTGTGAATGGATCGTAACAGATCAACCTTACCCCGGTTCGTTTCAGTTTAATCAGCAACAGCCTCCCATTGCTTCCAAAAGCCGCGGATTCCACATGCAGTTTCGTCCCGGGGTAATTACCGGCGAAGAAATAACAAAGTGGAATCAGAAGCAGGAATTTCCCAATGCATTGTTCCAGACTTCACCGATTAATTGTGAAGATAAAAAACAGGTTATTTTGAAATTTGAACATAATTACCGGTGGAATGCCTGGTTTACGGGGAAAGATGCCGGACTTTATGTGGGTGTTAGCAACGATAAAGTGCATTGGACAGAGTATAATGTAATGTCTTCTATCCCGGCGGGTACCAGTGTGCACACTCCTGTTAAGGAAGAGTTGAACATTACCGATGTTGCAGCCGGACAGAAAACAGTGTATATACGTTTTTTCTGGAAGAATATCTTTTCCTGGTTCTGGATGGTGGATGATATTCAGCTATGCGAGCCTTTGAAAAAGGATGTAGCTATTACCGCCCTTACATCTCACAAACCGGAAAATAATATTTTTACAGCGCACGACACGCTGCGTGTAACGGTTAAGAATATGGGCGCTGAGGCGATTGGAACAGACTTTAAAGTAACAGCAAAAATTAATGGAAAGCAACTAATAGAGGCTTTTGTACCTGCATCAAAGAAACCAATTAATTTTAATGAGGAGCAGATTGTTAGTTTTCCTGCGATTTCACTCGAAGGAATGGGTTCGCACCGTATAGAGTTTGTGTCTCAGTTTGCCGGCGATGAACGATCGGGCAACGACTCTCTTCATGTAAAGCTTTATGCGTCTGAAATGAAGTTAGGAAAGGTGACCGGTTATAAAAAGATTTCGGGTCATGAATATGAGTTTTCAAGTAATTATTCTAAGGTGCGTCTAACGTTCCACCGGGATGATATTTTCCGTTTTTGGTTGGCTCCGGATGGTGAATTTACCAATCCTGCCGGCGATCAGATTGTTGTAGATTACGGAGTTAAGAGCCCAAAGGTTTCTGCAAGCAACAGTGGAAGCTATTATAAATTCGAAACAACCAAATGCGTTGTTCGTGTATATAAAGATCCGATGCGTATTGCCCTTTATAAAAAAGACAATAAGACGGTAGTCTTCGAAGAGGCCGAACCAATTACTTTCGGAACAAAAACGTACCAGACGATGAAACGTGGTGCGGATGAGTTTTTTTACGGTGGGGGAATGCAACAAGGACGTTTCTCTCATGGAGGAAAAGACCTGGATATTTCTGTAACTGGTTGGGATGATGGTCAGGCTTCCAATCCGGTGCCTTTCTATATGTCTTCTACCGGTTATGGAGTGTATCGCAATACATTTGCTCCGGGTAAATATTCTTTCAGCGGTTCGTTGCTTCAGGATAAGAAACTGGACGGTTACAAAGTGATGGGATATACAAGCCAGCTTCTTCACGACGAGAATCGTTTTGACGCATTCTACTTTTACGGACCTTCTTTGAAAGATATTTTGGGCGATTATACGGATATTACCGGCAAACCTTTTATGCCAGCCATGTGGATGCTTACCATGGGTGATGCCGATTGCTATAACAAACCCGAACAACGTGTGTCCTGGATGCAGAACACGCCGGATGTAATTACTCAGATAGCCGATCAATATGTGGCGCATGATATGCCGCGCGGCTGGATTCTTCCCAACGATGGTTACGGATGTGGCTACCAGAAGCTGGATTCGGTGGTTACCGAGTTAGGTAAAAGGGGGTTTCATACAGGTCTGTGGACAGAAAACGGTATTGATAAAATTGCTTATGAAGTGGGTACATGCGGTACTCGTCTATGTAAACTAGACGTAGCCTGGGTTGGCGAAGGTTACGAGTTTGCTCTGAATGGCTGTAAGTCGGCTTTCGAAGGAATTGAAAATAACACCAATGAAAGAGGTTTTGTATGGTCTGTTTGCGGTTGGGCCGGTACCCACCGGTATTCTACCGTTTGGAGCGGCGACCAGTCAAGTAACTTTGATTATATCAAATATCATATTCCTACCGTAATCGGAGCAGGTTTGTCTGCACAGAATGCTGCAACCAGCGATGTGGATGGAATTTTTGGCGGTTCGGCCCGTACCTATACGCGCGATTTGCAATGGAAATGTTTCACTCCGATTATTATGACCATGAGCGGTTGGGCGGATGTGGACAGACAACCCTGGAACTACGGTCACCCGTACACGGATATCAACCGGAATTTCCTTAAACTTAAAATGCGTTTGAATCCGTACGCATATACTTATTGTCATGAAGCTCATACAACGGGTGTTCCAATGGTTCGTGCCATGGTGCTTGAGTTTCCGAAAGATACGGTAACCTATAGCCCGTCCACGCAATATCAGTTTATGAGCGGAGAATGGCTTATGGTAGCTCCTGTATATAAACGTGGTGATTGGCGGGAGGATATTTATTTTCCGACGGGTGAATGGTTTGATTTCTGGAGTGGAAAGAAATATGATGGCGGTCAATGGTTGAAGAAATACAACAGCCGATTGGATAACTGTCCTGTTTTTGTTAAGGCAGGTGCTATTATTCCTATGTATCCGGATATGAACTTTGTGGGCGAAAAACCTGCCGATGTTCTTACTCTTCAGTTGTGGCCTGCAGGCGAATCATCTTTCAAATTATATGAAGACGATGGACTAACCCGCGATTATACTAAGGGTGAATTTGCAGAAACGCTGATTATAGTGAAATCTCCTGCTCAAGCTGCGGGAGAAACCATTGTGAGAATTGCTGCAGCAAAAGGTGATTTTAAAGGTCGCTATAAAGAACGTGCATACGATTTTGATATTCAGGCTACAGCATTACCGTCTGCCGTTAAGCTGAATGGCGCGGAATTAAAGAGGGTTTCTTCTAAAGCTGAGTTGGCAAATGCAACGGAAGGATACTTTTTTGATTCCGAAGATCGGGGTGGACGTCTTACTGTGAAGACCGCTAAGCTTCCTACCGATAAAGAGGTAACATTGACTTATACAATCCGATAA
- a CDS encoding DedA family protein → MELINWTVDFLLHIDQYLAVWAEQYGIWIYAILFMILFCETAFFFMPFLPGDSVLFVAGTLAAIYSKTINVHYLVIMLIIAAILGNQVNYLIGRYLGDKIFSNPNSKFFKRSYLVKTHVFFKHHGKKTIVLSRFVPIIRTFAPLVAGMGKMNPHFFFASNVLGGIIWVIIFLYLGYLFGTLPIVRNNLQLIIVMIILISVIPAFFEFRKKNN, encoded by the coding sequence ATGGAACTTATTAATTGGACCGTTGATTTTTTATTACACATCGATCAGTATCTGGCGGTGTGGGCAGAACAATACGGAATATGGATCTATGCAATTTTGTTTATGATTCTTTTTTGTGAAACAGCTTTCTTTTTCATGCCTTTTTTGCCGGGAGATTCGGTTTTGTTCGTTGCCGGTACATTGGCTGCTATTTATTCGAAGACAATTAATGTTCATTACCTGGTTATAATGCTTATTATAGCAGCTATTCTTGGGAACCAGGTTAATTATTTGATAGGACGCTATCTGGGAGATAAGATCTTCAGTAATCCTAATTCAAAATTTTTTAAAAGGTCTTACTTAGTAAAAACCCATGTTTTTTTTAAACATCATGGAAAAAAAACAATCGTATTATCCAGATTTGTACCAATAATACGCACGTTTGCCCCACTGGTAGCAGGTATGGGCAAAATGAATCCTCACTTTTTCTTTGCCTCAAACGTATTGGGAGGCATTATCTGGGTAATCATATTTCTCTACTTAGGGTACTTGTTTGGTACCCTACCAATTGTGAGAAACAATCTTCAGCTAATCATCGTAATGATTATTCTGATCTCTGTCATTCCCGCATTTTTCGAATTTAGGAAAAAGAATAATTAG
- a CDS encoding CotH kinase family protein: MRPITLLVFSVFLCFQVFAQQVGNYKPTNRYVNLSQTNLPIVFINTGNAMILKDDRIAARMMIIYNGEGELNYADTLAHPSQKTAYKGRIGIKYRGNSSFYNSDKKPYSFRPETDSGKKQEVALLGMGADSDWCLLAPYSDKSLIRDVLTFQLAKPYFEYVPTGVHCEVVLDGTYYGVYVLSERVRQGVNRLNIPKPGITGDDLTGGYHVEVDRDDEVVYTSKYQPEYSSGLKIYGKTISYQYKHPEYADLTREQKDFLRGRIDAFENSLAAENYKDKQNGYRKYIDVTSFIDYMLSTEFARNVDGYRLSTSLYKHRDSIDPRFKMSLWDFNLGFGNADYNDGWNTRSWAYKMNDIAPNEGQLIPFWWQRLLSDPDFVQEMKTRWTTYRNTNYSEANIMHVVDSLTNNLNKEDAQYRNSLAWPRWGQWVWPNKFVALSYTEEINYIKDWIKERLAFMDGTLYTDVETLQVNPVSVYPNPVPRNGILKIKGENIRTIKLINMQGIQYIRKDTSTDELSVSGVPSGYYLVVVETSQNVVTKKIRIR; this comes from the coding sequence ATGAGACCAATTACGTTGTTAGTATTTTCTGTTTTCTTGTGTTTCCAAGTTTTTGCGCAGCAGGTAGGTAACTATAAACCTACCAATCGGTACGTTAATCTGTCGCAGACAAACCTTCCAATTGTATTTATCAACACCGGCAATGCCATGATTCTCAAAGACGATCGGATTGCGGCTCGTATGATGATTATATATAACGGCGAAGGAGAGCTTAACTATGCCGACACGCTGGCTCATCCCAGTCAGAAAACTGCCTATAAAGGCAGAATAGGGATTAAGTACAGAGGTAATTCGTCTTTTTATAATTCAGATAAAAAGCCCTATTCTTTCAGACCTGAAACCGACAGTGGCAAAAAACAAGAAGTAGCTCTTTTAGGTATGGGAGCCGACAGTGACTGGTGTTTGCTTGCCCCCTACTCCGACAAGAGTCTTATCCGCGATGTATTAACGTTCCAACTCGCAAAGCCCTACTTTGAATATGTTCCAACCGGGGTACACTGCGAAGTGGTTTTAGACGGTACTTACTATGGGGTATATGTTTTGAGTGAACGGGTAAGACAAGGTGTAAACAGATTGAATATTCCTAAACCCGGAATCACCGGCGATGATCTTACGGGAGGTTATCATGTGGAAGTGGATCGTGATGATGAGGTGGTCTATACATCAAAGTATCAGCCCGAATATTCATCCGGTTTAAAAATTTACGGTAAAACAATCTCCTATCAATACAAGCACCCCGAATATGCAGATCTTACCAGAGAACAAAAAGACTTTCTGCGAGGTAGAATCGATGCATTCGAAAATTCGCTTGCTGCCGAGAACTATAAAGATAAACAAAACGGATACAGAAAATACATCGATGTTACCTCCTTTATTGATTATATGCTGTCGACAGAATTTGCCAGAAATGTAGATGGATACAGGTTGAGCACCAGTCTATACAAACACCGCGACAGCATAGATCCACGTTTTAAAATGTCTCTGTGGGATTTCAATCTGGGATTTGGAAATGCTGATTACAATGATGGCTGGAATACCCGAAGCTGGGCCTATAAAATGAATGACATAGCTCCCAATGAAGGTCAGCTGATTCCTTTCTGGTGGCAAAGGTTATTGAGCGATCCGGATTTCGTTCAGGAGATGAAAACCCGATGGACTACCTACAGAAACACAAACTATTCCGAAGCCAATATTATGCACGTGGTAGATTCGTTGACGAACAACCTGAACAAAGAGGATGCTCAGTACAGAAACTCTCTTGCCTGGCCAAGATGGGGGCAGTGGGTATGGCCAAACAAATTTGTAGCTTTATCCTATACTGAAGAAATAAACTACATCAAAGATTGGATCAAAGAACGACTTGCATTTATGGACGGCACACTATATACCGACGTTGAAACGCTGCAGGTTAATCCAGTATCTGTCTATCCAAACCCGGTTCCTCGCAACGGCATACTGAAAATCAAGGGAGAAAACATCCGGACTATCAAGTTGATTAACATGCAAGGAATTCAATATATTCGAAAAGATACATCTACAGACGAACTATCCGTTAGTGGTGTACCCTCGGGATACTATCTGGTGGTTGTAGAAACATCCCAAAATGTAGTGACTAAAAAAATACGGATCCGCTAA
- a CDS encoding DedA family protein, protein MELIIDFVLHIDVYLANLTVMYGPWIYAILFLVLFCETGLVVTPFLPGDSLLFVAGTIATLPSNGLNVHLLACLLMIAAILGDGTNFYIGRYFGERMFSNSDSKIFKRSYLDKTHNFYEKHGGKTIVIARFVPIIRTFAPFVAGMGKMHYRFFLTSNVLGGMLWVCLFVYAGYFFGELPLVKDNLHFLLVGIIFVSLLPAIIGVMRNK, encoded by the coding sequence ATTGAATTGATTATTGATTTTGTTTTACATATCGATGTTTATCTTGCCAATTTAACAGTAATGTATGGCCCATGGATTTATGCAATACTGTTTTTAGTTTTGTTTTGCGAAACAGGATTGGTTGTTACTCCCTTTTTACCCGGCGACTCTCTATTATTTGTAGCAGGAACCATTGCCACACTGCCTTCCAATGGATTGAACGTTCATTTACTGGCCTGTCTTTTGATGATAGCGGCAATACTCGGGGACGGTACAAATTTCTATATTGGACGTTATTTCGGAGAAAGAATGTTTAGTAATTCTGACTCTAAAATTTTTAAACGCTCTTACCTGGATAAGACTCATAACTTTTATGAAAAGCATGGAGGTAAAACGATTGTAATAGCTCGTTTTGTTCCAATTATAAGAACTTTTGCTCCCTTTGTTGCTGGCATGGGAAAGATGCACTACCGCTTCTTCTTAACATCTAATGTTTTAGGAGGTATGCTTTGGGTTTGTCTTTTTGTTTATGCCGGTTATTTCTTTGGTGAGCTGCCGCTGGTGAAGGACAATCTTCATTTTCTATTGGTGGGTATCATTTTTGTTTCGCTTTTACCCGCTATTATTGGAGTTATGCGTAATAAATAA